One window from the genome of Leucobacter aridicollis encodes:
- a CDS encoding cytochrome ubiquinol oxidase subunit I, producing the protein MNEFLDPVVLARWQFGLTTLYHFIFVPLTIGMALLVAILQTAWVRTGKDKYLRLTKLFGKVFLINFAMGVVTGIVQEFQFGMNWSNYSRFVGDIFGAPLAMEGLIAFFFEATFIGLWIFGWDKLPKKIHLMTIWFTWIGTVLSAYFILAANAFMQNPEGFVLNEERGRAELASIGEVLLNPVALTQFPHTIFASLMFAGVVLVSVAAWHLKRGQFVDEMRTTLRFGAWTNIISFIGVGLSGHSLGLVMTETQPMKMAAAEAMYNTATGRDASFSLFSLGTPDGAHEIFSVRIPYLASFLATNSLDGTVEGINDLQAEYTQMYCGGADSLLTCPTDGSFVPIVWVTYWAFRWMIGLGALAALVSVVGLWLTRKGNINLPKWAWTVAIWTAPLPMLASLVGWVFTEMGRQPWIVFGVMTTEQGISPGVPGWAVLVSLAAFTVVYGALAVVEFGLIVKAVKAGPPEIARTDDGDGTDGSGSVDQNQLATVY; encoded by the coding sequence ATGAATGAGTTTCTTGACCCGGTAGTGCTCGCGCGCTGGCAATTCGGGTTGACCACCCTGTATCACTTCATTTTCGTACCGCTGACGATCGGGATGGCGCTTCTCGTCGCCATCCTGCAGACGGCATGGGTGCGGACTGGCAAGGACAAGTACCTTCGCCTCACCAAGCTGTTCGGCAAGGTCTTTCTGATCAACTTCGCCATGGGCGTCGTTACCGGCATCGTGCAGGAGTTCCAGTTCGGCATGAACTGGTCGAACTACTCCCGGTTTGTTGGCGACATCTTTGGTGCCCCGCTTGCGATGGAGGGCCTCATCGCCTTCTTCTTCGAGGCGACGTTCATCGGCCTCTGGATCTTCGGCTGGGACAAGCTTCCCAAGAAGATCCACCTGATGACGATCTGGTTCACCTGGATCGGCACCGTGCTCTCGGCGTACTTTATCCTTGCTGCGAACGCGTTCATGCAGAACCCTGAGGGCTTCGTGCTGAACGAAGAGCGGGGCCGTGCCGAGCTTGCGAGCATCGGGGAGGTGCTGCTGAACCCAGTCGCGCTGACCCAGTTCCCGCACACAATCTTCGCCTCGCTCATGTTCGCTGGTGTCGTGCTCGTCTCTGTTGCAGCCTGGCACCTGAAGCGTGGCCAGTTCGTTGACGAGATGCGCACAACCCTTCGTTTCGGCGCGTGGACAAACATCATTTCGTTCATTGGCGTTGGCCTGAGCGGTCACTCCCTCGGCCTTGTCATGACCGAGACGCAGCCGATGAAGATGGCTGCGGCAGAAGCGATGTACAACACCGCTACGGGTAGGGACGCCTCGTTTTCGCTCTTCAGCTTGGGCACCCCTGATGGAGCTCACGAGATCTTCTCTGTTCGTATTCCGTACCTGGCATCCTTCCTCGCGACAAACTCGCTCGACGGCACCGTCGAAGGCATTAACGACCTGCAGGCTGAGTACACCCAGATGTACTGCGGCGGCGCAGACTCGCTCCTGACCTGCCCGACTGACGGCTCCTTCGTGCCGATCGTATGGGTGACGTATTGGGCATTCCGCTGGATGATCGGCCTCGGCGCCCTTGCCGCGCTCGTTTCCGTTGTCGGCCTCTGGCTTACCCGAAAGGGCAATATCAACCTTCCTAAGTGGGCGTGGACTGTCGCAATCTGGACAGCGCCGCTTCCGATGCTCGCATCGCTCGTTGGCTGGGTCTTCACCGAGATGGGCCGCCAGCCCTGGATTGTGTTCGGGGTGATGACCACAGAACAAGGCATCTCGCCGGGCGTACCCGGCTGGGCAGTGCTTGTCTCGCTCGCGGCATTCACTGTTGTGTATGGCGCGCTCGCGGTTGTCGAGTTCGGACTCATCGTGAAGGCAGTGAAGGCTGGGCCGCCCGAGATTGCTCGGACTGACGACGGCGATGGAACCGATGGTTCCGGCTCTGTCGACCAGAACCAACTCGCGACCGTGTACTAG
- a CDS encoding App1 family protein yields the protein MTSPDDMPDSRPRFAARFEDRMHRRRAKQAIKRGKTPSVIPYIGYGTTEWVRVLGRVLYLRPDTSEHSRFRPDVQEVSRVRGWRTFTSVYVPYQRITVLVDGLPTAEVVADRGGVIDSIVRVALAPGWHTVTLQVSEDEAAHAPVKVMDTASQLGVLSDVDDTVLITALPKPFVAAWNSFVLDETARRATPGMPVLYDRLAKRHKGSPFVYLSTGAWNAAPALSRFLARNLYPMGPLLLTDWGPTHDRWFRSGREHKQRELKRLAREFPGVKWIMFGDDGQHDEALYAEFARDHPENVAAVAIRQLSVGQAVLAGGRSKAKQQKDASGVPWVYGPDGASLSEELTKLGLL from the coding sequence GTGACTTCGCCTGACGACATGCCTGACAGCCGCCCACGGTTCGCGGCGCGGTTTGAGGATCGCATGCATCGCCGGCGGGCGAAGCAGGCGATCAAACGAGGCAAGACCCCGTCTGTTATCCCCTACATCGGGTACGGGACAACAGAGTGGGTGCGTGTGCTCGGTCGAGTGTTGTACCTCCGGCCAGACACGAGCGAACACTCACGCTTCAGGCCCGACGTGCAAGAGGTCTCGCGCGTGCGCGGCTGGCGCACGTTCACGAGCGTGTACGTTCCGTACCAGCGAATCACTGTGCTCGTGGACGGGCTACCTACAGCCGAGGTCGTCGCAGATCGTGGAGGCGTGATCGACTCAATCGTGCGCGTCGCGCTCGCCCCCGGCTGGCACACGGTCACGCTGCAGGTCAGCGAAGATGAGGCCGCCCATGCCCCGGTGAAGGTGATGGACACAGCCTCGCAACTTGGTGTGCTGTCTGACGTCGACGACACAGTGCTCATCACGGCGCTGCCGAAGCCGTTCGTAGCCGCATGGAACAGCTTCGTGCTCGACGAGACAGCGAGGCGGGCTACGCCAGGCATGCCTGTGCTGTACGACAGGCTTGCGAAGCGCCATAAGGGCTCTCCGTTCGTGTACCTGTCGACCGGAGCGTGGAACGCGGCTCCCGCCCTCAGCAGGTTTCTCGCCCGCAACCTCTATCCGATGGGCCCGCTCCTTCTCACGGATTGGGGCCCAACGCACGATCGCTGGTTCCGTTCTGGCCGCGAGCACAAGCAGCGCGAACTCAAACGTCTTGCGCGCGAGTTTCCAGGCGTGAAGTGGATCATGTTCGGCGACGATGGCCAGCACGACGAGGCGCTCTACGCGGAGTTTGCAAGGGACCATCCCGAGAACGTTGCGGCGGTCGCGATCAGGCAGCTCTCGGTTGGGCAGGCTGTGCTCGCCGGCGGTAGATCAAAGGCGAAACAGCAGAAGGATGCGAGCGGTGTGCCCTGGGTGTACGGCCCGGATGGCGCGTCCCTCAGCGAGGAACTCACAAAGCTCGGTCTCCTATGA
- a CDS encoding FUSC family protein: MTDIPVPWWRRAEQRVTGRFTVAARPSALQLAKAGGAAILSWFACLIFFPDSLPMFGAIAALIVVQESVDQSLTKGVERVVGVLFGVSVALGAGALFGTNSWLFIAAIIVSMGVGWLFRMSATSTNQIAISAMLMIALGGSEIGYGVERLVETAIGAAIGVAVNAVIAAPVRTGLMHDEITSLTGNAAAALDRLADALETPRDEAWLESMLESARELHEERARVHAELRRARESLRLNPRSRRHMRQLLEDDALFQRVQPIVTQVIGMSRALYDLYDAELVEDPSVIGMRQEIRRAAHDLALLGTTPPETGTAPEPPALTAPYTIPRPPPRHWVLIGSLMEDLRRVRGRITGELD; encoded by the coding sequence ATGACTGACATTCCCGTTCCCTGGTGGCGGCGCGCTGAACAGCGCGTCACCGGCAGGTTCACAGTAGCGGCCAGACCCTCAGCGCTCCAGCTCGCAAAGGCAGGCGGCGCTGCGATCCTGAGTTGGTTCGCGTGCCTGATCTTCTTCCCCGACTCGCTTCCGATGTTTGGCGCCATCGCAGCGCTGATCGTCGTGCAGGAGAGCGTTGATCAGTCGCTCACCAAAGGCGTAGAGCGTGTCGTCGGCGTACTCTTCGGGGTCTCCGTCGCACTCGGCGCAGGGGCTCTCTTCGGCACCAACTCGTGGTTGTTCATTGCTGCGATCATCGTGTCGATGGGCGTGGGCTGGCTGTTTCGGATGAGCGCAACATCAACGAACCAGATCGCGATCTCTGCGATGCTCATGATCGCGCTCGGCGGGTCTGAGATCGGTTACGGCGTCGAACGTCTCGTCGAGACCGCGATCGGCGCAGCAATTGGCGTCGCGGTCAACGCGGTCATCGCGGCCCCAGTGCGAACCGGGCTCATGCATGATGAGATCACGTCGCTGACAGGGAATGCCGCCGCGGCACTCGATCGGCTCGCCGACGCTCTTGAGACCCCGCGCGACGAGGCCTGGCTTGAGAGCATGCTCGAGTCTGCGCGGGAGCTTCACGAGGAGCGCGCACGGGTCCACGCCGAGCTCAGGCGTGCACGCGAGAGCCTGCGGCTCAACCCGAGGAGCAGGCGTCACATGCGCCAGCTCTTGGAGGACGACGCGCTGTTCCAGCGGGTGCAGCCCATCGTGACGCAGGTGATCGGGATGTCGCGGGCGCTCTACGATCTCTACGACGCGGAGCTCGTCGAGGATCCATCAGTGATCGGGATGCGGCAGGAGATTCGTCGGGCTGCCCACGATCTCGCGCTGCTCGGCACGACTCCGCCGGAAACAGGAACGGCCCCGGAACCGCCGGCGCTGACTGCGCCGTACACGATTCCGAGGCCGCCTCCGAGGCACTGGGTGCTCATCGGTTCACTCATGGAGGATCTGCGCCGCGTCCGCGGCAGGATCACTGGTGAGCTCGATTAG
- a CDS encoding YceI family protein: MTLTADQIPGYRAGTWKIDATHSEVGFSIRHLAISKVKGKFEDFDATFVTGENPLDSSVTATAEVASVNTNEKNRDGHLRTGDFFEAEEFPQLTFASTGVRVVDGDFKVDGDLTMRGVTKPVTFDFEFGGFGEDPYGNYKAGFTAKSVVKRQDFGLSWNAPLEKGGFLLGDDVTIIIDVQAALVN; encoded by the coding sequence ATGACCCTCACCGCAGATCAGATCCCCGGCTACCGCGCAGGCACCTGGAAGATCGACGCCACGCACTCCGAGGTCGGCTTCTCGATCCGCCACCTCGCAATCAGCAAGGTCAAGGGCAAGTTCGAGGACTTCGACGCGACATTCGTTACGGGGGAGAACCCGCTCGATTCGAGCGTGACGGCCACCGCTGAGGTCGCCTCGGTGAACACGAACGAGAAGAACCGCGATGGTCACCTCCGCACCGGCGACTTCTTTGAGGCCGAGGAGTTCCCGCAGCTGACTTTCGCGTCGACTGGAGTTCGCGTTGTTGACGGCGACTTCAAGGTCGACGGCGACCTCACCATGCGCGGCGTCACGAAGCCAGTCACGTTCGACTTCGAGTTTGGCGGATTCGGCGAGGATCCCTACGGCAACTACAAGGCGGGCTTCACGGCGAAGTCGGTCGTGAAGCGCCAGGACTTCGGCCTGAGCTGGAACGCTCCCCTCGAGAAGGGCGGCTTCCTGCTCGGCGACGACGTCACCATCATCATCGATGTGCAAGCCGCGCTCGTGAACTAA
- a CDS encoding type 1 glutamine amidotransferase codes for MADKRELVIVSLYPRDMNIYGDRGNLLSLSRRARAHGYEPRVVDVNVGDPLPEHVDIVIGGGGQDSGQGRVAVDLAGRAEEFRALASDGTPMLVICGLYQLFGHHFLTHSGQTLSGIGVLDVETTGGAERMIGNVVVDSEEFGEIIGYENHSGFTVLGDGSAPLGRVTQGAGNNPTDGTEGARTNNVLGSYLHGSLLPKNPAISDFLIRVAAERRYGSFEPRAGVDETAERARASAKRRPR; via the coding sequence ATGGCTGACAAGCGTGAACTCGTCATTGTGTCGCTGTACCCCCGCGACATGAACATCTACGGAGACAGGGGTAACCTGCTGTCACTGAGTCGCCGGGCACGAGCTCACGGCTACGAGCCCCGTGTCGTCGATGTGAACGTCGGCGATCCGCTTCCCGAACACGTCGACATCGTCATCGGCGGGGGTGGTCAAGACTCAGGCCAGGGGAGGGTCGCGGTCGACCTGGCGGGACGAGCAGAAGAGTTCCGTGCGCTCGCGTCCGACGGGACGCCCATGCTCGTGATCTGCGGTCTCTACCAGCTGTTCGGGCACCACTTCCTCACGCACTCGGGTCAGACGCTCTCGGGCATCGGAGTGCTCGACGTCGAGACGACAGGGGGTGCCGAGCGGATGATTGGAAATGTTGTCGTCGACTCCGAGGAGTTTGGCGAGATTATTGGCTACGAGAACCACAGCGGTTTTACCGTGCTTGGCGACGGCTCCGCGCCACTCGGCCGTGTCACCCAGGGGGCTGGGAACAACCCGACTGACGGCACTGAGGGTGCTCGGACGAACAACGTGCTCGGGAGCTACCTGCACGGCTCGCTGCTGCCGAAGAATCCTGCAATCAGCGACTTTCTCATTCGTGTCGCTGCTGAACGCCGTTATGGCTCGTTCGAGCCGCGTGCTGGTGTCGATGAGACCGCCGAGCGGGCGCGCGCAAGCGCTAAGCGCCGGCCGCGTTAG
- a CDS encoding Mur ligase family protein: protein MRDFFSAGVGKAVRAGARLRGGGSALPGLVVERLDPGFMARGLAKLPLGVIAVSGTNGKTTTTKMIVEMLEAQGLKVFTNKTGSNFSRGVVAAMVQESGPSGTLDADVAVLELDEAHAMFFIERVKPRFTLLLNVLRDQLDRFGEIDTTARYLQRIADATTDVLVVNREDRLIAEIGERTRERSAAGGPEVREFGLAPALLSTFPGDDDFHASTGQAAAVAAVGVDDRGADAREAADVTLLELGKNEATFLIDGEQHSTPLQLEGLYNTYNAAAALVTVRAVLARAVAEGADTSARTTEVLEALSTVRPAFGRGEKLELDGQPLELVLVKNPAGFRLGLASFDATGVAVMIAVNDQYADGRDMSWLWDVDFETLRDGGVTAVTGTRAWDMALRLEHDDVPVGAVEEDLGTALTAFRSRTMGQPRRIYCTYTAMLGLRKRLAELTDVEEI, encoded by the coding sequence ATGCGTGATTTTTTCTCGGCTGGCGTCGGTAAAGCGGTACGGGCGGGGGCCCGTCTTCGCGGAGGGGGATCGGCGCTGCCTGGCCTCGTTGTCGAGCGGCTTGACCCCGGGTTCATGGCCCGGGGTCTCGCCAAGCTGCCGCTTGGGGTGATTGCGGTGAGCGGCACCAACGGCAAGACGACGACGACGAAGATGATCGTCGAGATGCTGGAGGCGCAGGGGCTGAAAGTCTTCACAAACAAGACTGGATCAAACTTTTCTCGCGGCGTCGTGGCTGCAATGGTGCAGGAGAGCGGCCCGAGTGGCACACTCGACGCCGACGTTGCGGTGCTCGAACTCGACGAGGCTCATGCAATGTTTTTCATCGAGCGAGTCAAGCCGCGTTTCACCCTGCTGCTCAACGTGCTACGCGATCAGCTCGACAGGTTCGGAGAGATAGATACGACCGCCCGGTACCTGCAGCGTATCGCTGACGCGACGACCGACGTGCTCGTCGTGAACCGGGAAGATAGGCTCATCGCTGAGATAGGCGAACGGACACGGGAACGCAGCGCGGCAGGTGGCCCCGAGGTCCGCGAGTTTGGACTTGCGCCAGCACTGCTGAGCACGTTCCCCGGCGACGACGATTTCCACGCCTCGACCGGCCAGGCGGCAGCCGTTGCCGCCGTGGGGGTCGACGATCGGGGTGCTGATGCCCGCGAAGCAGCAGATGTCACACTGCTAGAACTCGGTAAGAACGAGGCGACGTTCTTGATCGACGGAGAGCAGCACTCGACACCGTTGCAGCTCGAAGGGCTCTACAACACTTACAACGCTGCCGCCGCTCTTGTCACAGTCCGTGCCGTGCTTGCGCGTGCAGTTGCCGAGGGGGCAGATACGAGTGCCCGGACGACCGAGGTGCTCGAGGCGCTCTCAACTGTGCGCCCCGCGTTTGGCCGAGGTGAGAAGCTCGAGCTCGATGGCCAGCCCCTCGAGCTTGTCCTCGTGAAGAACCCAGCGGGGTTCCGCCTCGGACTTGCCTCGTTTGATGCAACGGGCGTCGCGGTGATGATCGCGGTGAACGACCAGTACGCGGATGGCCGCGACATGTCGTGGCTGTGGGACGTCGACTTCGAAACGCTCCGCGATGGGGGCGTCACTGCGGTTACCGGCACGCGCGCCTGGGACATGGCGCTGCGGCTTGAGCACGACGACGTGCCCGTCGGGGCAGTCGAGGAGGATCTGGGAACTGCGCTCACCGCATTCAGGTCGCGCACCATGGGGCAGCCCCGCCGGATCTACTGCACGTACACAGCGATGCTCGGGCTGCGAAAGCGCCTTGCCGAGCTCACCGATGTTGAGGAAATCTAA
- the trmD gene encoding tRNA (guanosine(37)-N1)-methyltransferase TrmD, with the protein MRIDVVTIFPGYFDALELSLMGKARDRGLIDMHVHDLRDSAHDKHRTVDDTPTGGGAGMVMKPEPWGHAIDGILADARSAPAPTAEPLIIFPSPAGDVFTQAMARELATEEHLVFGCGRYEGIDQRVFDEYGDRGRVRLVSIGDYVLNGGEVASIAMIEAIGRLLPGVVGNPDSLVEESHEAGLLEYPSYTKPAEWRGRRVPDVLLSGNHAAIDAWRHEQSVERTRRVRPDLLGD; encoded by the coding sequence GTGAGGATCGACGTCGTCACGATCTTCCCCGGCTACTTCGACGCGCTCGAGCTCTCGCTCATGGGGAAAGCCCGAGACCGCGGCCTCATCGACATGCACGTGCACGATCTTCGCGATTCAGCGCACGACAAGCATCGCACTGTCGATGACACGCCGACGGGCGGCGGTGCCGGAATGGTGATGAAACCCGAGCCCTGGGGGCACGCGATCGACGGGATCCTGGCGGATGCGCGGTCGGCACCGGCACCGACCGCGGAGCCACTCATCATCTTCCCCTCGCCTGCGGGAGACGTTTTTACTCAGGCGATGGCGCGCGAGCTCGCAACCGAGGAGCACCTCGTGTTCGGCTGCGGCCGCTACGAGGGGATCGACCAGCGCGTGTTCGACGAGTACGGTGATCGCGGACGAGTGCGGCTCGTCAGCATCGGCGACTACGTGCTGAACGGGGGAGAGGTCGCCTCGATTGCGATGATCGAGGCGATTGGTAGGCTCCTTCCCGGCGTCGTTGGCAACCCTGACAGCCTCGTGGAGGAGTCGCACGAGGCTGGGCTGCTCGAGTACCCGAGTTACACCAAGCCCGCTGAGTGGCGCGGACGCCGCGTGCCCGACGTGTTGCTGTCTGGAAATCACGCCGCGATCGATGCTTGGCGCCACGAACAGAGCGTCGAACGTACACGGCGTGTACGGCCCGACCTGCTTGGCGACTAA
- the rimM gene encoding ribosome maturation factor RimM (Essential for efficient processing of 16S rRNA): protein MADAPKRAQAPRPASGAGSLRVGRLTKPHGLKGGVKLEMFTDNPDLRFVPGSKFHLQVPEDSPWFGQTIELRELRWFNSMPVGFFVELPDRTAVESIVRAILWIDEEAVAAGSEENAWYAHELVGLDVVQPIEGGGTEKLGTVAEVQHFPAQDLLSVKTQTGVVLVPFVEAIVPSVDLEAGIVTMTPPAGLFGDGAIEDGTQNPQGDA from the coding sequence ATGGCAGACGCTCCAAAGCGTGCGCAAGCTCCCCGTCCCGCTAGCGGGGCGGGGAGTTTGCGTGTCGGACGCCTGACGAAGCCCCACGGGCTCAAGGGCGGTGTGAAGCTTGAGATGTTCACGGACAACCCGGATCTGAGGTTCGTTCCAGGCTCGAAGTTTCACCTGCAGGTCCCCGAGGATTCCCCCTGGTTTGGGCAGACGATTGAGCTTCGCGAGCTTCGCTGGTTCAACAGCATGCCCGTCGGGTTCTTCGTCGAGCTGCCCGATCGCACCGCGGTCGAGAGCATCGTCCGTGCGATCCTCTGGATCGATGAAGAGGCAGTCGCGGCGGGGTCCGAAGAGAACGCGTGGTATGCCCACGAGCTCGTCGGCCTCGACGTCGTACAGCCCATCGAGGGCGGTGGCACCGAGAAGCTGGGAACAGTAGCCGAGGTGCAGCACTTCCCGGCCCAGGATCTGCTCTCAGTGAAGACCCAGACTGGCGTCGTGCTTGTGCCCTTCGTCGAGGCGATCGTTCCGTCGGTTGACCTCGAGGCAGGCATTGTCACGATGACTCCGCCCGCGGGCCTGTTCGGAGACGGCGCGATCGAGGACGGTACCCAGAATCCACAGGGGGACGCGTGA
- a CDS encoding RNA-binding protein — protein sequence MLADALEHLVRGVVDHPDEVRISQRAGNRGETLEIRVHPEDLGRVIGRSGRTAQALRTVISALASGERVRVDIVDTDAPEAG from the coding sequence GTGCTCGCTGATGCGCTTGAGCATCTCGTTCGTGGGGTGGTAGATCACCCAGACGAGGTGCGCATCTCGCAGCGCGCGGGAAACCGCGGCGAGACCCTTGAGATTCGTGTGCACCCCGAAGACCTTGGACGCGTGATTGGTCGCAGTGGCCGCACCGCTCAGGCGCTTCGCACCGTAATCTCCGCACTCGCCTCTGGTGAGCGCGTCAGGGTAGATATCGTCGATACCGACGCACCTGAGGCCGGCTGA
- the rpsP gene encoding 30S ribosomal protein S16, producing MAVKIRLKRLGKIRAPFYRIVVADSRTKRDGRVIEEIGKYHPTENPSFIEVDSDRAQYWLSVGAQPTEQVTALLKLTGDWGKFTGEGSTESKVLAPEAKEVFEADAKKKSVVRPKAEKPAEAPAEEAAEAPAETEAPAEEAAAESTEA from the coding sequence ATGGCAGTCAAGATTCGCCTCAAGCGCCTCGGCAAGATCCGCGCACCGTTCTACCGCATCGTCGTTGCAGACTCGCGCACCAAGCGTGACGGCCGCGTCATCGAGGAGATTGGCAAGTACCACCCGACTGAGAACCCCTCGTTCATCGAGGTCGATTCAGACCGCGCACAGTACTGGCTCAGCGTTGGCGCGCAGCCGACCGAGCAGGTCACCGCGCTCCTGAAGCTCACTGGCGACTGGGGCAAGTTCACCGGCGAGGGCTCGACCGAGTCGAAGGTGCTCGCACCTGAGGCGAAGGAAGTGTTCGAGGCTGACGCCAAGAAGAAGTCAGTGGTTCGCCCGAAGGCTGAGAAGCCTGCTGAGGCTCCCGCCGAGGAGGCAGCTGAGGCTCCCGCAGAGACCGAGGCGCCGGCTGAAGAGGCCGCTGCCGAGTCGACCGAGGCCTAA
- a CDS encoding aminopeptidase P family protein, producing MTHNHGGPSLSGLGLTVNVVDWESGMPNSRATRRDPRMPLLSEATGFTTWMAEGWGDAARELAVEPGAASAAADHRARLSAELAGETLVVAAGRSQLRANDTYFEFRADSDFLWAVGYGIEDAVLVMRPIAGGHDATLYITPPARPGSKAFHADANHGELWVGPLAGVAEVSAALDLAVRPIGELAEAGVPDDALIAGAAVVARGAGAALAGRTRSARLATVLSELRQIKDAWEIGQLRAANLATVDGFAAVTREIPNAIAAGGERWLQGTFDRHARTVGQAPGYATIVGSGAHAPILHWVRADGEVDPAELLLLDMGVEMRSGYTADVTRTLPASGTFSDAQRQVHDLVERSHRAGLAAVQPGRLWADFHAACMEVLAEGLADWGMLPVSVDEALSADGQHHRRYIVCGVGHHLGLDVHDCDSSRYETYLGGTVQTGMALTVEPGLYFHAWDETVPPELRGIGVRLEDDLVVTETGNEVISDALPIDAAGVEAWMRKVTGN from the coding sequence ATGACGCACAACCATGGCGGTCCCTCATTGAGCGGACTTGGGCTCACTGTCAACGTCGTCGACTGGGAGTCGGGGATGCCGAACTCCCGCGCGACCCGCCGCGATCCTCGGATGCCGCTACTCAGCGAGGCGACCGGGTTCACGACTTGGATGGCGGAGGGATGGGGCGACGCAGCGCGCGAACTCGCAGTCGAACCTGGCGCCGCTTCCGCCGCCGCCGACCACCGTGCCAGGCTCTCTGCAGAGCTCGCGGGGGAGACCCTCGTCGTCGCCGCCGGGCGCTCGCAGCTGCGCGCAAACGATACCTACTTCGAGTTCCGCGCCGACAGCGACTTCCTGTGGGCCGTGGGGTACGGCATCGAAGACGCAGTGCTCGTCATGCGTCCGATAGCTGGCGGGCACGACGCGACGCTGTACATCACACCGCCGGCGCGTCCCGGAAGTAAGGCGTTTCACGCAGATGCGAACCACGGAGAGCTCTGGGTTGGGCCGCTCGCGGGAGTCGCCGAGGTCTCGGCTGCGCTCGACCTAGCGGTCCGCCCGATTGGGGAGCTCGCCGAGGCCGGTGTGCCTGACGACGCGCTCATCGCTGGTGCGGCTGTCGTCGCGCGCGGCGCCGGCGCCGCGCTCGCGGGCAGGACGCGCTCCGCACGGCTCGCCACGGTGCTCTCCGAGCTGCGCCAGATCAAGGACGCCTGGGAGATTGGCCAGCTTCGCGCGGCGAACCTCGCGACTGTCGACGGCTTCGCGGCTGTCACACGCGAAATCCCGAACGCGATCGCGGCCGGGGGTGAGCGCTGGCTGCAGGGAACGTTCGACCGTCACGCCCGCACTGTCGGTCAGGCCCCCGGCTATGCGACGATCGTCGGCTCGGGTGCACACGCGCCGATCCTGCACTGGGTTCGAGCCGACGGCGAGGTCGACCCAGCCGAACTGCTGCTGCTCGATATGGGTGTCGAGATGCGTTCGGGCTACACCGCAGATGTCACGCGGACGCTGCCAGCGAGCGGCACGTTCTCGGACGCACAGCGCCAGGTTCACGATCTCGTCGAGCGCTCGCACAGGGCCGGTCTCGCAGCGGTACAGCCAGGAAGGCTTTGGGCCGACTTCCACGCAGCGTGCATGGAAGTGTTGGCCGAGGGGCTCGCCGACTGGGGCATGCTGCCAGTATCGGTGGACGAGGCCCTCTCAGCCGATGGTCAGCATCATCGCCGTTACATTGTGTGCGGTGTTGGGCACCACCTGGGCCTCGACGTGCACGACTGCGACTCCTCGCGGTACGAGACCTATCTTGGCGGCACTGTGCAGACAGGAATGGCGCTCACCGTCGAGCCGGGGCTCTATTTCCACGCCTGGGACGAGACCGTGCCGCCCGAGCTGCGCGGCATCGGCGTGCGGCTGGAGGACGACCTCGTCGTGACCGAGACTGGCAACGAAGTGATCTCGGATGCCTTGCCAATCGACGCCGCCGGTGTCGAGGCTTGGATGCGAAAAGTCACGGGCAACTAG